CGCGGCTACCCGGGGCGGCAAGGTCCAAGCGGTCGATGCGAAAACGTTATCCGGGGCCGCGAACGGGTTTCCGTCCGGCCGGGGCGGGCAGCCGAGGGGCGGTCGGCACTCGCCGGCCACCCCCCGACGCGGAGAGGACAGACGATGGACATCGCCACCGGCAGCCCGCTGGCCGAGCACGACCGCGACACGGCCGGGGAGGCGCTGCAGGGCGCCCTGGTCGATCTCGTGGACCTTTCACTGATCGGCAAGCAGGCCCACTGGAACCTGTACGGCCCCCGGTTCCGCTCGGTCCACCTGCAACTCGACGAGGTGGTGGCCACCGCCCGCGACTTCGCCGACCAGGTGGCGGAGCGGGCGGCGGCCATCGGGGTCAGCCCGGACGGGCGGGCCGCCACCGTCGCGGCCGGCGGCCTGCCCGGGGTGCCCGCGGGCTGGCAGGCCGACACGGCGGTCGTGGAGCAGTTGGTGGGCGCGCTCACCGCGGTGGTCTCCCGGATGCGCGAGCGGATCGCGAAGACCGGCGAGCCCGACCCCGTCACCCAGGACCTGCTGATCACGGTGACCGCGGCGCTGGAGAAGCACGCCTGGATGTTCCGGGCCGAGCACGCGGAGCGGCCCTGACCTGCAGCGTTCCCCCCGCCGAAGAACCGCCGAAAAATTCTCGGCCGCTCCCGCATACCCTGGGGCGATCGGGGCAGAAGGCGCGCGGTGACCCGACCGACCGGTCCGGGTCGCCGCGCGCCGTCATGCGACGGCCGGGTCCCCCCGACCACGGGGGCCTAATGAGCGAGGAGAACGCCTGATGGCGGTGGAGCGTGCGTCGGAACGGCTCGTGGAGCTGCTCACCCGGGACGATGCGGTGCAGGAGCAGTGGGTGGCGGCCGTGGCGGCGACCCTCGGCGGCCGGATCAGCCGGGCCGAGCTGGAGCGCGAGCTGTCGGAGCTGTACCAGGCCCTGCTGCAGGCGTTGGGCAAGGACGGCCTGAACTGGCAGGGCGAGGCGTACTCGGAGGTCCGCGCCCTGCTGGTGGAGCTCTCCCGGGCCAGGGCCCGGCACGGCTTCACGCCGACCGAGACGGCCGTCAGCGTCTTCGCCGGCAAGGACGTGCTGGAGCCCACCACGGACAGCAGCGCCGAGGACATCACGGCCTACCTGCAGCTGACCCGGCTGCTGGACTCGCTGGGCCTGTTCACCATCGAGGCGTACGCCCGCACCCGCGAGGAGATCATCAGCGCCCAGGCCGAGCAGCTGCTCGAACTGTCCACGCCGGTGGTCAAGTTGTGGGACGGCGTGGTCGCGGTGCCGCTGGTCGGCACGCTGGACTCGGCGCGCACCCAGGTGGTGATGGAGAAGCTGCTGCAGAGCCTGGTGGACTCGGAGTCCGAGCACGCCATCATCGACATCACCGGTGTGCCCGCCGTGGACACCGAGGTCGCCCAGCACCTGCTGAAGACGGTGGTCGCCGCCCGGCTGATGGGCGCGGAGTGCACCATCTCCGGCATCCGCCCGCAGATCGCGCAGACCCTGGTCGCGCTGGGCGTGCAGTTCGGCGACATCGTCACCAAGGCGACCCTGGCCGACGCGCTGCGGCACGTGCTGCAGCAGAGCGGCGGCACCGTCCCCGCCGGTGGCACCCGATGAGCGACCGCGTCCCCGTCCTGAAGATCGGCCAGGTCCTGCTGGTGTCCATCCAGGTCGACCTGGAGGACCAGATCGTCCTCGACCTCCAGGACGACCTGGCCGAGCGGATCGTCGCCACCGGCGCGAACGGCGTGGTCATCGACATCACCGCGCTGGAGATCGTCGACTCCTTCGTCGGCCGGATGCTCGCCAACACCGCCGCGATCTCGCGCATGCTGGACGCCGAGACCGTGGTCGTCGGCATGCGCCCGGCGGTGGCGATCACCCTGGTCGAACTGGGCCTCTCGCTGGGCGGGGTGCGCACCGCGCTCACCCTGGAGAAGGGCCTGGCCCTGCTGGAACGCGACCGTACCGCGCGTACGGCCCGCCCATGACCGGCCCCCGGGTAGCAGACGAGCAGAGCGTGCCGATCAGCTCCAACGACGACGTGGTGCGGGCCCGCCAGACCGTCCGCACGTACGCCCAGCAGTGCGGGCTGTCGCTGGTCGACCAGACCAAGCTGGTGACCGCGGCCAGCGAGCTGGCCCGCAACACGCTGGTGTACGGCGGCGGCGGCCTGATGCGCTGCGCCACCGTGCACAACGGCACCCGCAAGGGCGTGCACGCCGTCTTCGAGGACAACGGGCCCGGCATCCCCGACCTGGACCTCGCGCTGACCGACGGCTGGACCTCCGGCAACGGCATGGGCCTGGGCCTGAGCGGGGCCCGGCGGCTGGTGGACGAGTTCGAGCTGCACAGCGAGCCCGGGGCCGGGACGAAGGTCTCGGTGACCAAGTGGGCCCGGTGACCCCCGCCCTGACCGAGTGCGAGGACACCGTGTGGTTCCGGCACTCGGACTCGCTGCCCGCCGCCGCGCGCGGCGCGGCCCGGCAGCTCGCCCACCGGATCGGCCTGCTGCCCGAGCGGGCCGCCGAGGTGGCGCTCGCCGTCAGCGAGGCCGCCACCAACCTGCGCCGGCACGCCGTCGACGGGGCGATGGTGCTGCGCGTGGTGCGCACCGACACCGAGGCGGCGCTGGAGTTCCTCACCGTCGACAGCGGCCCGGGGATGGCCGACGTCCCCGCCGCGCTGGCCGACGGCTACTCCTCCGGCCCGACCCTGGGCATCGGCCTGGGCGCGATCTCCCGCCTGGCCGACGCCTTCGACCTGCACTCGCTGCCCGGCCGGGGCACCGTGCTGACCGCCCGGTTCTGGAACCGCACCCCGGCCGGCCGGGCGGCGGCCGCCGCGGGCGAACCGCCCGCGGCCGGGCTGACCCGGCCGATGAGCGGACAGGAGCTGTGCGGCGACGCCTGGGCGGTGCGCCCGGCCGGCCGCCCGGCGCCGGGGCCCGCCCCGGTGCTGCCCGCGTCCGCGGCGGCGGCCCGGCTGGACTGGTCGGTGCTGACCAACCGGGCGCCGCGCACCCACACCGTCTCCGGGGCGGTCGGCGGCGGGACGGGCGGCGGCGGGGCGGCCGGCGCCTTCCTGCTGATGTTCTGCGACGGCCTGGGCCACGGCCCGCTGGCCGCCCGGGCCGCCTCCGACGCGACCGCCGCCTTCCACCGCAGCCCCGCGCAGGAGCCCTCCGAGGTGCTGGCCGACCTGCACCGGGCGCTGCGCTCCGGCCGGGGCGGGGCGGTCGCCGTCGCCCTGGTCGAGCCCGTCGCCGCCCGGCTGACGTTCTGCGGGGTCGGCAACGTCAGCGCCTTCGTGGTGGACACCGCGAGCGGGACCAGGCGCTCGCTGCCCTCCTCCCCCGGCATCGTGGGCCACCAGTTGCCCGCGCCGCACACCGTCCGGCAGGAGCTGCCGCCCGGCAGCGTGGTCGTCCTGCACTCGGACGGACTGACCGACCGCTGGCGGGCCGCCGACACCCCCGGCCTGTTCTCCCACCTGCCCGTCACCGCCGCCGCCCTGCTGCTGCGCGAGGCGGGGGTGCGCCGGGACGACGCCGGCGTGGTGATCGCGAAGGGCACCTGGTGAACGCACCGACCGACCGCACGCCCGGACGCCCGGACGCCGACCCGGCCGCGGGCACGGGCGCCGAGCCGACCGACCGCACGGACACCGAGCCGACCGCGCAGCCGGAGTACCCCGAGTACCCGGACGCCGGGCAGCCGGGCCGGCCGCCGGTCGTGCACCTGGGCACCACCTCGGTGGTCACCGCCCAGGACACCTTCGCGCTGCGCCGCAGCGCCCGCGCCGTCGCCGACCTGCTCGGCGCGGACGGCCAGGACGCCGTCCGGCTGGCCACCGCGCTGAGCGAGCTGGGCCGCGGCCTGCTCGGCTCGGAGCGGCTGACCGCCGCGTTCGACCTGCTGCCGGGGCCGCCGGCCTCGCTGCGGGTGACCCTGGTGTGGCGGGGCGGCCACCGGCTGCCCGCCGAGGCGCTGGAGGCGTCCGCCCGGCTGCTGTCCACCCACCACGAGCACGGCGGCGGGGACGGCCTGGTGCAGGTCGAGCAGCGGCTCGGCCACGGCTCCAACCCCGACCCGGCGCCGGAGCTGGTCGGGCAGGCCCGCCACCTGCTCGACGCGCACACCGACCCCAGCGCCCTGGAGGACTCCCGGGCGCAGACCCGCGACCTGATCGCCGCGCTGGAGCACACCCGCGCCCAGCGCGAGGAGCTGCGCCGCCTGAACCGCGAGCTGGAGGAGACCAACCGGGGCGTCCTGGCGCTCTACTCGGAGCTGTCGGAGGAGCTGGAGGAGACCAACCGGGGCGTGGTGGCGCTGTACGCCGAGCTCGACGAGAAGTCGCAGCAACTGCGCGAGGCCAGCAAGGCCAAGAGCAGGTTCTGGGCGAACGTCAGCCACGAGCTGCGCACCCCCGTCAACGCGGTGGTGGGCCTGGCCGAGCTGCTGCGCGCCGACACCGACGTCCCGCCGGAGGAGCGCTCCCGCCAGCTGTCCCTGATCGCGGACTCCGGCCGCACCCTGCTGGCCCTGGTGGACGAGCTGCTCGACGTCGCGAAGGCGGAGTCCGGCACCCTCGACCCGCTGTGGGCGCCGCTGGACCTGCGCGCCGTCCTCACCCACCTGGACGGCACCCTGCGCGGCCTGGCCCGCCCCGGCGTCGCGCTGCGCATCGGCCCCGCGCCCGAGGTGCCCGGGGAACTGCTCGGCGACGAGACGATGCTGGTGCGCATCCTGCGCAACCTGCTGTCCAACGCGCTGAAGTTCACCGAGCACGGGTCGGTGGAACTGACCGCCGCGATCGAGGAGGACCGGGCCGGGGACGCGCCGGACGGCGGGCCGCTGCTGGTGCTGACCGTCACCGACACCGGCGTGGGGATACCGGCCGACCAGCACGAACGGGTCTTCGAGGAGTTCTACCAGGTCAAGGGGGCGCACCAGCGGGGCCGCCGCGGGACGGGCCTGGGCCTGCCGTACGCCCGCCGGCTGACCGAGATCCTCGGCGGCACCCTGCACCTGGACAGCGCCCCCGGGCGGGGCACCACGCTCACCGTCCGGCTGCCCGCCCGGCCGGCCCCGCCGGTCGGCACCCGGCGGGGCGTGCTGGTCGCGGTCGACGACGACCCGGTGTTCCGGGGCCTGCTGCGCCCGCTGCTGCACGAGATCGCCGAGCAGGTGGTGGAGGTCCACGACGGCACGGCCGCGCTGGCCGCCGTCCGCGACGTCCGGCCCGACGGGATCGTCCTCGACCTGCACCTCGGCGACGTCGACGGCTACCAGGTCACCGCCGACCTGCGGGCCGACCCGGCGCTGCGGCACATCCCGGTCGTCATCCTCACCTCGGCCTCGCTGAGCGCCGCCGACCGGGCCCGGCTGTCGCACGCCCGCGCCGTCCTGCCCAAGTCCGGCCTGAGCAGCGGCCGGATCGCCGCCGCCCTGGCCGCCCCCCGCCCCGCCGCGCCGCGCCGGGCGCCGTCCCCCGAGGAGGGGTCATGACCGGCCCCGACACCGGGCCCGCCACCGTCCTGGTGCTCGACGACAACGACGCCACCCGCTACATCGTGGGCAGCTGGCTGCGCCGCTCCGGGCATACCGTGGTCGAGGCGGTGGACGGCACCCAGGCCCTCGCGCTGCTGGAGCGCACCCCCACCGCCGAACTGCCCGAACTCGCCGTGGTGGACATCAGCCTGCCCGACATGACCGGCTTCGAGGTGTGCGAGCGGATCAAGGAGGAGCCGCGCACCGCCACGCTGCCCGTGGTGCACATCTCCGCCACCGCGATCGAGGCCAGCGACCGCACCCAGGGCCTGCACCGGGGCGCCGACGCCTACCTGACCGAGCCGATCGACCCGGCCGAGCTCCAGGCCACCGTCACCGCCGTGCTGCGCTACACCCGGGCCCGCCGGCACGCCGAGCGGCTGGCCGCCCTGGTCGCGGCCCTGCACCGCAGCACGCTCGCCCTGTACGGCGCCGCCGACACGGACGCCCTGGTCACCTCGGCCGCGCTCGGCGCGGTCCGGCTCGGCGCCGCCCGGGCCACCGCCATCGCCCTCGGGCCGGACCGCGCCGCCCTCCACCTGGCGCACCACGACCCGGACCCGCCGGAGGGCACCGGGGTGCGGCTGCTCCAGGCCCCGCCGGTGCTGCTCGACGTCATCGCCCACCACACCCTGGGCGACGCCACCGGCACCGCCACCACCCTGCTGGGCGCCGACGAGTGGCACGAGGTGCTGGCCGGCCACGGGCTGGACGGCGCGGGCCTGCCCGCCGGGCCGGTCGCCCTGGTCGCGGCCCGCACCAAGCCCGGCCGCCCGCTGCTCGCCGTGGTCGTCGACCGGGACGCGG
The window above is part of the Kitasatospora sp. NA04385 genome. Proteins encoded here:
- a CDS encoding ATP-binding protein: MNAPTDRTPGRPDADPAAGTGAEPTDRTDTEPTAQPEYPEYPDAGQPGRPPVVHLGTTSVVTAQDTFALRRSARAVADLLGADGQDAVRLATALSELGRGLLGSERLTAAFDLLPGPPASLRVTLVWRGGHRLPAEALEASARLLSTHHEHGGGDGLVQVEQRLGHGSNPDPAPELVGQARHLLDAHTDPSALEDSRAQTRDLIAALEHTRAQREELRRLNRELEETNRGVLALYSELSEELEETNRGVVALYAELDEKSQQLREASKAKSRFWANVSHELRTPVNAVVGLAELLRADTDVPPEERSRQLSLIADSGRTLLALVDELLDVAKAESGTLDPLWAPLDLRAVLTHLDGTLRGLARPGVALRIGPAPEVPGELLGDETMLVRILRNLLSNALKFTEHGSVELTAAIEEDRAGDAPDGGPLLVLTVTDTGVGIPADQHERVFEEFYQVKGAHQRGRRGTGLGLPYARRLTEILGGTLHLDSAPGRGTTLTVRLPARPAPPVGTRRGVLVAVDDDPVFRGLLRPLLHEIAEQVVEVHDGTAALAAVRDVRPDGIVLDLHLGDVDGYQVTADLRADPALRHIPVVILTSASLSAADRARLSHARAVLPKSGLSSGRIAAALAAPRPAAPRRAPSPEEGS
- a CDS encoding anti-sigma regulatory factor, which encodes MTGPRVADEQSVPISSNDDVVRARQTVRTYAQQCGLSLVDQTKLVTAASELARNTLVYGGGGLMRCATVHNGTRKGVHAVFEDNGPGIPDLDLALTDGWTSGNGMGLGLSGARRLVDEFELHSEPGAGTKVSVTKWAR
- a CDS encoding ATP-binding SpoIIE family protein phosphatase, which encodes MGPVTPALTECEDTVWFRHSDSLPAAARGAARQLAHRIGLLPERAAEVALAVSEAATNLRRHAVDGAMVLRVVRTDTEAALEFLTVDSGPGMADVPAALADGYSSGPTLGIGLGAISRLADAFDLHSLPGRGTVLTARFWNRTPAGRAAAAAGEPPAAGLTRPMSGQELCGDAWAVRPAGRPAPGPAPVLPASAAAARLDWSVLTNRAPRTHTVSGAVGGGTGGGGAAGAFLLMFCDGLGHGPLAARAASDATAAFHRSPAQEPSEVLADLHRALRSGRGGAVAVALVEPVAARLTFCGVGNVSAFVVDTASGTRRSLPSSPGIVGHQLPAPHTVRQELPPGSVVVLHSDGLTDRWRAADTPGLFSHLPVTAAALLLREAGVRRDDAGVVIAKGTW
- a CDS encoding Dps family protein encodes the protein MDIATGSPLAEHDRDTAGEALQGALVDLVDLSLIGKQAHWNLYGPRFRSVHLQLDEVVATARDFADQVAERAAAIGVSPDGRAATVAAGGLPGVPAGWQADTAVVEQLVGALTAVVSRMRERIAKTGEPDPVTQDLLITVTAALEKHAWMFRAEHAERP
- a CDS encoding fused response regulator/phosphatase, encoding MTGPDTGPATVLVLDDNDATRYIVGSWLRRSGHTVVEAVDGTQALALLERTPTAELPELAVVDISLPDMTGFEVCERIKEEPRTATLPVVHISATAIEASDRTQGLHRGADAYLTEPIDPAELQATVTAVLRYTRARRHAERLAALVAALHRSTLALYGAADTDALVTSAALGAVRLGAARATAIALGPDRAALHLAHHDPDPPEGTGVRLLQAPPVLLDVIAHHTLGDATGTATTLLGADEWHEVLAGHGLDGAGLPAGPVALVAARTKPGRPLLAVVVDRDAVAAPDERGLLPQLTQAGALALEAQRSQAEEHALALTLQRSFLPSRLPTVPGVDLAVRYEPASARSEIGGDFYEAIDTPAGLLLAIGDVAGHSLEAAMAMGELRHALRAYAIEGHDPQTLLHRLDVLLTRLRPGLTATVCLVLIAPDRRSVRVANAGHLPPLLRLPDGSARYLTEHGILLGLNVPQPPPVDYPVPPDATLLLVTDGLIEVPGEHLQSSLDALRDAFAGAPAELDPAADLLLSSFARAQTDDVALLLARLD
- a CDS encoding STAS domain-containing protein, which produces MSDRVPVLKIGQVLLVSIQVDLEDQIVLDLQDDLAERIVATGANGVVIDITALEIVDSFVGRMLANTAAISRMLDAETVVVGMRPAVAITLVELGLSLGGVRTALTLEKGLALLERDRTARTARP
- a CDS encoding STAS domain-containing protein, translated to MAVERASERLVELLTRDDAVQEQWVAAVAATLGGRISRAELERELSELYQALLQALGKDGLNWQGEAYSEVRALLVELSRARARHGFTPTETAVSVFAGKDVLEPTTDSSAEDITAYLQLTRLLDSLGLFTIEAYARTREEIISAQAEQLLELSTPVVKLWDGVVAVPLVGTLDSARTQVVMEKLLQSLVDSESEHAIIDITGVPAVDTEVAQHLLKTVVAARLMGAECTISGIRPQIAQTLVALGVQFGDIVTKATLADALRHVLQQSGGTVPAGGTR